The following is a genomic window from Motilibacter rhizosphaerae.
GAAGCTCGGGCTGCAGGACGTGTCGTACGCGGTGGGCTACACCGCCTGGCTCGACATCGCGCCGAAGGGCGTGTCGAAGGCGTTCGCGCTGTCCTCGGTGGCACGGCGGCTGGGTGTGCCTGCTTCTGCTGCCCTGGCGGTCGGGGACGGGCGGAACGACGTGGAGATGCTGCAGTGGGCCGGTGTCGGCGCGGCCATGGGCCACGCCCCTGCGGAGCTCCAGGACGTCGCTGACGTCGTGACGGGTTCCTTTGACGAGCTGGGTCTGGTGTCGCTGCTGCGCCGGTGGTTCCCGTGATCCGACTGATCGCGTCGGATCTCGACGGGACGCTGCTGAACTCTGCTGGTGAGGTGTCTGCTCGTACGGCGGCTGCGGTGCAGGCTGCGGAGGCGGCGGGCCTGATCGTCGTGTTCGTGACGGGGCGGCCGCCGCGGTGGCTGGGGTCGGTCGCTGCGGCGACGGGTCACACCGGGCTCGCGATTTGCAGCAACGGCGCGCTGGTCTACGACCTGCACCGCGAGGAGGTCGTGGAGGCGTACGCGATCCCGGTAGAGGTGGCGCGGTCGGCGGTGTCTGCTGTGCGCTCGGCTTTGCCTTCGGTGACCTTTGGGGTGGAGACGGCACACGGTCACCGGCAGGAGGAGCCGGGGGTCGAGCTAATCAAGGAGCCGGTGGCGAAGCTGCTGGTGCGGTCGGCGTCGTTGGACTCGGATGCACTGCTGGCTGCGGTACGCGACGTGCTCGGCGACACGGTCGAGGCGACGCACTCGTGGAACGGGCCGGGCGGACTGGTCGAGATCTCGGCGGCTGGCGTCACGAAGGCGACGTCGTTGGCGAGGTTCTGCGGGGAGCGGGGCATCACGGCGGACGAGGTCGTCGCCATCGGTGACATGCCGAACGACCTGCCGATGCTGGCGTGGGCTGGCACGGCGTACGCGGTGGCGAACGCTCATCCGGAGGTGCTGGCGGCGGTCGGGCAGTCCACTGCGAGCAATGATGAGGATGGGGTGGCGCAAGTCCTTGTGGGGGTTCTTGTGTGACAGCATTCCCCTGTGACAGACGGTCGGACGCCGGCGCAACTCCAGGAGGTGTCCCAGCGCGGCGGTCCAGCCCGCGGCTCAGCCACACCTCCTCGAGATTGACCCGCAACGGGACTGTAGAAGCGGTCGCGAAGGCAAAAGGCCGCATGTTGTTGGCTCATTGAGGGGGGCACTGACGCTAGACGAGGTGCGGAGCGCCCTGGTCTTGCAATTTGCAGAGTTCCGACTTCCCAAGGTTAAATATGACGACTCGTAACCACAGGAACCGCAGTCAACAGATGTGGGGCTGGCTGCCGTTCGTCGCCGGAGCTTATACGCAGACTGCACGCTCCTTCAATCAACTGATGAGCTGCCCAGCGACCGTCGACGATAGGCGCGAACAGTAGCGCCGACCCCAAAAAACTCATCAGGCCTTCAGGGCCCGAGAGCAGGTCGTGCCCAATGAAGTGGTAAGAGCGCCCTGAATTCAGCAGCCATCCCCTCTGCTTCAGGACTGTCAAGTGATCGAGCACCAGCTCCTCGTTCTCAGGCGAAACCTTAACTCGGTAGTCCAGCATGGGGATGTGCCACTCACGGGCGTCGTAGCCGACTAGCCGCGAACTTAGCGTTAGAATTTGCCCGGGCGTCAGATGGCCTACTTCTTCGGCCAACAGGGCCTCGACTTGCGCCGGATTTTTCAACGGAATTGGCCTGCTGCTCGACACCTCAGCCATGGCGTGGTGGTATCTGGCCTGAGTGAGGACGTCCACTCGAACTTCGGGTGGTTGCCCGGAGAGCCGACTAAACAACGCATCCCAGAAGGGGCGATTAGTTTCGCTCTTGTCAGCCTTCGCAGCGGCCACTAGGTTCGCTGTCCCGGTAGTCCGCGCTCGCTTCTGCATTCTTCCAGCAACCGTGAACCTGTGCACTTGCGCCGTTGCCATGTCGAATGTTGTGAGTATCCGAGGGAGCTCTTCAAGGATGGTAATCGTGGCGGTCACGCGAGGCTCCCAGCGGTCGTCGTCAACAACCAAGCGTAACCTTCCGCCCGGGAATCCCTCAGATCCAACCTGCGACGCCAAAAGACGCGCGAATGCTCGTTGAAGTCCGGATTAACCCGGCGCCCTAATGTGAGGATTCCAATCACACTTATCCCAGCGGCACCTAGAGTTGCCGCTGCGGTTTGAGCTCTTGCGCCACTTACATAGGCGTCCTCGAGTAGCAAAACCCGGCCTAGAGGCAGTGTAGGTTCGACCATGAACAGGCCAAGGTCGTACCTCCGGTGTTGTCCGGGAACGCCTGTGGACCGAAGGCCGTGGCACACCGTCATCCCCGCACTCGCCATCACGTCCCCGACGCCTAGGCCAGAGCGCCGGCGAGTGGAAGGAATCGGAACTGCAACGTCCCAGTCCGAGCCGAAGTAGTTCGCGACGGCGGGCTCGTACTGGCTCATGAAGCTGGAGAGCATTGCTGCAAGTGCTTCCGACTCATGCGCAGCGTTCATGCGCTTGTATTCTGTAAGGGCGTCCCTGACTTTTGAGGGCTTCGCGAAAAGGGTGATGGGCAGCACAGGTGTGAGCGAAGACAGCGTTCCCGCCGCGTTGGTGCAAGTTGGACAAGCTGAACCGGACTCATCCGTCCAACTGTGACATGTCGGGCAGCTGTCGCTGCTGGGGAACGGGAGCACCGGAGCCCAGGCCTGCCAGACCTCGTTCCAACACGGTTGCGTCTTCATGTCAGGAAGAGTATGTGGCCCATCTGACAAGGCGCTGAACGGCCAGCGCGACAGCGTCGGTGTCAGGCTGCGCTAGTGCTTGCCAGTGCCGCTCCGCTTCAGCAACGCTGTCTCGTGGGACGGGTATCCTGCTAGCGCTCAGGCCGGCCCTCCATTCAATCAGCGCCGTGCCGGCAGTGATGGCAACGGGGATGACGGGCAGACCCTGTTCTCTTGCGGCGTCGACCTCGAGTCGCGTCCGACTTCCACCACCAAACAACAAGAATGCGCGAACGTCCTGGAGAGCTGATGCGCGTAGATCCTCGACGCTATCCTGAGTGTGAATCCGCGTGCCCATCAACGCATGAGACTCCTTCTTTCGCGCGCCATCAGGGAAGAAGAAGCGAATCTTCTCAGGGGCGTCCGACACGCCTCGTTGACGCAAGGTGCGAGCAAAAGCGTGCGAAATCTTGCCAGCGTATGTCCCGGCCAGGGAAGCTAAGGATATATCCAATTCCGCCAGGCGAGATCCAATCGACCGCGCCAACGCGTCCAACGGAATGCGGCCGTCCTCCTGAACGCTCCCAGAAACGAACAAACTCGGAGGGCGAAGTCGCAGTGACAGCTCTCCCAGCAGGCCGTCGAGTTCCGCGTACT
Proteins encoded in this region:
- a CDS encoding HAD family hydrolase → MIRLIASDLDGTLLNSAGEVSARTAAAVQAAEAAGLIVVFVTGRPPRWLGSVAAATGHTGLAICSNGALVYDLHREEVVEAYAIPVEVARSAVSAVRSALPSVTFGVETAHGHRQEEPGVELIKEPVAKLLVRSASLDSDALLAAVRDVLGDTVEATHSWNGPGGLVEISAAGVTKATSLARFCGERGITADEVVAIGDMPNDLPMLAWAGTAYAVANAHPEVLAAVGQSTASNDEDGVAQVLVGVLV
- a CDS encoding primase 1D-like protein gives rise to the protein MTATITILEELPRILTTFDMATAQVHRFTVAGRMQKRARTTGTANLVAAAKADKSETNRPFWDALFSRLSGQPPEVRVDVLTQARYHHAMAEVSSSRPIPLKNPAQVEALLAEEVGHLTPGQILTLSSRLVGYDAREWHIPMLDYRVKVSPENEELVLDHLTVLKQRGWLLNSGRSYHFIGHDLLSGPEGLMSFLGSALLFAPIVDGRWAAHQLIEGACSLRISSGDERQPAPHLLTAVPVVTSRHI